In Stomoxys calcitrans chromosome 2, idStoCalc2.1, whole genome shotgun sequence, the following proteins share a genomic window:
- the LOC106092200 gene encoding protein hemingway, whose product MSAESYNSDDERYADDTFEQGSDTDVPEVPEIESEISEVSDAEDEQRLLTVKLNTAPVRRNYHNIRPLPANTDSVPFDSSSDEEDDVIVGETLVEINTPSMHFLEEDEDHAITTRREIRPQRYESMQQLKSIDEQSDDSVCEEEEEEILNSEDEREFQRIREMEESYLLQNSAKTPKKTLQNNSSSKEVDVNHKMPAELVMQQETEIEIIEEATTTDDTYANNSFDADIDPIPELIERVMEKFTAQPQTPPQFQTDFVEILRNSSLEQIEQIDAIITDELKPHSFMPDNSIRMTFNFEPNDILSPENIAKAFFDAIEATNLDFALNNGGEQQNNFSSCGEDSGENVDSKKSMDNSKTTTTESSDESTVICQQDNERITDFGEEEVELERPETTNPSSMPANDEADGTHNYAESYYDTQYEYQITSKAPSCFNSDDYVFHANFIRPTPSTDRLRARPHPRKSMSFSNERMREIERHNQILLRKILTQKPTYMSKSAQHKVPNKTNSQTQVRLTTSAVNRKKQQRQIEMDNQVLQRKIEAIALRRRPLIS is encoded by the exons ATGAGCGCCGAATCGTACAATTCTGATGATGAACGTTACGCTGATGATACCTTTGAGCAAGGTTCTGATACGGATGTGCCTGAAGTGCCTGAAATTGAAAGTGAAATATCGGAGGTCAGTGATGCAGAGGATGAACAACGTTTGTTAACGGTGAAATTGAATACG gcCCCCGTAAGACGTAACTACCATAATATTAGACCCCTGCCTGCCAATACCGACTCTGTACCCTTTGATAGTTCATCGGATGAAGAGGATGATGTCATTGTTGGGGAAACTTTGGTTGAAATTAATACCCCCTCAATGCATTTCCTAGAGGAGGATGAAGACCATGCCATAACCACACGCCGGGAAATTCGTCCACAGCGTTATGAAAGTATGCAGCAACTGAAGAGTATAGATGAACAAAGTGATGATTCAGTCTGCGAAGAAGAGGAAGAGGAAATCTTAAACAGCGAAGATGAAAGAGAATTTCAAAGAATACGAGAAATGGAGGAGAGTTATCTGCTACAGAATTCAGCCAAAACACCAAAGAAAACCCTTCAGAATAATTCATCCTCAAAGGAAGTCGATGTTAATCACAAAATGCCTGCAGAACTAGTAATGCAACAGGAAACGGAAATTGAAATCATTGAAGAAGCTACCACAACTGATGATACATATGCGAATAACTCCTTTGAtgctgatatagatcccattcCCGAATTAATTGAAAGGGTGATGGAAAAGTTCACAGCCCAGCCACAGACACCTCCCCAATTCCAAACGGACTTTGTGGAAATTCTTCGAAATTCCTCCCTTGAGCAAATTGAACAAATCGATGCCATAATAACCGATGAACTTAAGCCTCACTCATTTATGCCGGATAACTCCATTCGAATGACTTTCAATTTTGAACccaatgacattttaagtcctgAAAATATAGCCAAAGCCTTTTTCGATGCCATTGAGGCTACAAACCTCGATTTTGCCCTTAACAATGGAGGGGAGCAACAAAACAACTTTTCCAGCTGTGGGGAAGACAGTGGAGAAAATGTGGATTCCAAGAAATCCATGGACAATTCAAAAACTACTACGACAGAAAGTTCTGATGAGTCGACAGTTATTTGCCAACAAGACAATGAAAGAATAACCGATTTCGGAGAAGAGGAAGTTGAGTTGGAGCGTCCTGAAACTACGAATCCTTCCTCTATGCCTGCAAACGATGAGGCTGATGGTACTCACAACTATGCAGAAAGTTACTATGACACACAATATGAGTATCAGATAACCAGCAAGGCACCGAGTTGTTTCAATTCAGACGACTATGTTTTCCATGCAAACTTCATACGGCCAACACCCTCAACGGACAGATTAAG AGCTAGACCACATCCCCGCAAAAGTATGAGCTTTTCCAATGAGCGTATGCGGGAAATCGAGAGGCACAACCAAATCCTCCTGCGCAAGATTTTAACACAAAAACCCACGTACATGTCAAAGAGTGCCCAACACAAAGTACCTAACAAA acaAACTCACAAACACAAGTTCGACTTACCACATCGGCTGTGAATCGCAAAAAACAACAACGTCAAATTGAAATGGATAATCAGGTATTGCAACGTAAAATTGAGGCAATTGCTTTAAGGAGGCGTCCCTTGATCTCGTAA
- the LOC106092201 gene encoding 3'-5' exonuclease, whose amino-acid sequence MPRKRNLETATKTPQDEQKSVQDKENEENPPKRRSTRSTRNTRSMVEDGGAVASPEKKKKPLAFVKYRGAIKYFTNGNEIAEASDSLMQFVEKQPGDDLVPISFDMEWPFSFQTGPGKSAVIQMCADEKCCYVFQLTNLKKLPAALVALLKHKRVRLHGVNVKNDFRKLGRDFPEVNSDDLIVNGQDLGTWCNEVCETGGRWSLDRLADYLLDKAIDKNKKVRMSKWHVIPLDENQLMYAAVDVYIGQLMYRELERRAKIKHENETKFIEKNGEEAFKAVKALGENFINEKSDELAI is encoded by the exons atgcCAAGAAAACGTAATTTGGAAACAGCAACGAAAACGCCTCAAGACGAACAGAAG TCTGTCCAAGATAAAGAGAATGAAGAAAATCCTCCCAAAAGACGAAGCACTAGAAGTACACGCAATACTAGATCCATGGTCGAGGATGGTGGGGCAGTGGCTTCTCCAGAGAAAAAGAAAAAGCCTTTGGCTTTTGTTAAATATCGCGGTGCGATTAAATATTTTACCAATGGCAATGAAATAGCCGAGGCCTCAGATAGTCTAAT GCAATTTGTGGAGAAACAACCTGGCGATGATTTGGTACccatttcattcgatatggaatGGCCATTTTCCTTTCAAACTGGTCCCGGCAAATCGGCCGTAATTCAAATGTGTGCCGACGAAAAGTGTTGCTATGTCTTCCAGTTaacaaatcttaaaaaattgccTGCGGCCTTAGTGGCATTGCTAAAGCATAAGCGGGTGAGACTGCATGGAGTAAATGTGAAAAA TGATTTCCGAAAATTAGGTCGAGATTTTCCCGAAGTCAATTCTGATGATCTAATTGTAAATGGACAAGATTTGGGAACATGGTGCAATGAAGTTTGTGAAACTGGTGGAAGATGGAGCTTAGATCGCTTGGCAGATTATTTG CTAGATAAAGCGATCGATAAAAACAAGAAGGTCCGCATGAGTAAGTGGCATGTTATACCGCTGGATGAAAATCAACTTATGTACGCAGCTGTAGATGTCTAT ATTGGACAACTTATGTATCGTGAATTGGAACGAAGAGCGAAAATCAAACACGAAAACGAGACGAAATTCATCGAGAAGAATGGTGAAGAGGCCTTTAAAGCTGTTAAAGCTTTgggggaaaatttcatcaatgaGAAATCAGATGAGTTGGCGATTTAG
- the LOC106092197 gene encoding nucleoporin Nup43, which yields MADAKVNTFFISEKISKVRWVPEQLRESERFLSGSWDMPKNFVRIWRLHKNQYDDSDYNEYVPRCSDKLAMDGDVTGLEFVTDDAAVVSCSNGRITLLKIKKAVEEDLLQEEAHSEVLHKFKASGRSACCTSISVYGKEVATVGEDGRLNIVDTQAHLAVRRSLEADSCSLLSVLYVNPQEVLTANRMGIIRMFDIRSASDGTATSAFMTSCEDDKRCNYVSCLTSHPTQPHIVLAGSEEGSITVWDLRNPGYPASYLSAHSSPITDIGFHRSDPSKLFTTAECGELWLWAQHPTMGGVHKGMEATSAENTNPWLNGERAKSRINVTSLMSDLRKAINSFDSQSSKIICGSDSEAIYFVDNII from the exons ATGGCTGATGCCAAGGTGAATACATTTTTCATTTCTGAAAAAATCTCCAAAGTCCGTTGGGTGCCGGAACAGTTGCGCGAAAGTGAACGTTTCCTAAGTGGCAGTTGGGATATGCCCAAAAATTTTGTGCGAATTTGGCGGCTACACAAGAATCAATACGATGATTCCGATTATAATGAATATGTGCCAAGATGTAGTGATAAACTGGCCATGGATGGTGATGTGACGGGTCTAGAGTTTGTCACTGACGATGCGGCTGTGGTCAGCTGCAGTAATG ggCGTATAACTTTGTTGAAAATCAAGAAAGCCGTCGAAGAAGACTTGCTGCAAGAAGAGGCCCACAGTGAGGTGTTGCACAAATTCAAGGCAAGTGGCCGTAGTGCTTGCTGCACTTCCATCTCTGTGTATGGCAAAGAAGTGGCTACTGTGGGCGAAGATGGCCGCTTGAATATTGTTGACACACAAGCCCATTTGGCTGTTAGACGTTCCTTAGAAGCCGATAGCTGTTCACTCCTGTCCGTTCTCTATGTTAACCCTCAGGAAGTATTGACCGCTAACCGCATGGGTATCATACGCATGTTTGATATACGCTCGGCATCAGATGGTACTGCCACCTCGGCTTTTATGACATCTTGCGAGGATGATAAACGTTGTAATTATGTCTCCTGTCTAACATCACATCCCACACAACCTCATATTGTATTGGCTGGTTCTGAGGAGGGCTCCATAACTGTGTGGGATTTACGAAATCCTGGTTACCCGGCATCCTATTTGTCAGCACACTCTAGCCCCATTACCGATATTGGCTTCCATCGTTCGGATCCTTCGAAACTGTTTACCACAGCTGAATGTGGTGAACTATGGTTGTGGGCCCAACATCCCACTATGGGAGGGGTACATAAGGGCATGGAGGCCACATCTGCGGAAAATACCAATCCCTGGCTTAATGGAGAACGTGCTAAAAGTCGTATAAATGTTACATCACTGATGTCGGATCTGCGAAAAGCCATCAACTCTTTTGATTCTCAGAGTTCCAAAATTATATGTGGCAGCGATAGTGAGGCAATTTATTTTGTAgataatataatttaa
- the LOC106092196 gene encoding acylglycerol kinase, mitochondrial has product MGVFQFCRNHWKKLTFASVVAGYGANYVWTEHQITSHMQQVCRSLPEIASSRPYRAVVVINPVANDKKCEKIFRKYCEPILHLAGYSVEVVKTKEIGSAKSLIESLPTLPDVLVIAGGDGTSSEVVTGLLRRKDEPCPILLLPLGERNETVSAFLPVDSKKKVEYVKCLSSCVVSLVQERLRYRNVLKYEVLPDENDPEPHRPIYGLQRFSWGLVRDIEAKKDKYWYFGFLRHQASALATSFSNEMSRNITAMLTCTPPCPGCTKCAETKTHTQRVFKKLFSPKTATPVAALTVANDSCGLKEQHQVQAKQVDIVNVQNEKNFSELHTQVIESIDSGLDFIMHIKEKMEPSLLLKSRTVEIIPKDMDMPTYAIDGEEYDARAVKISLLPNAIKCYC; this is encoded by the coding sequence ATGGGAGTCTTTCAATTCTGTAGAAATCATTGGAAGAAATTGACTTTTGCCTCTGTAGTTGCTGGTTATGGTGCAAACTATGTGTGGACCGAACATCAAATCACTTCGCATATGCAGCAAGTGTGTCGCAGTCTTCCAGAAATAGCCTCATCCCGACCCTACAGAGCAGTGGTGGTAATAAACCCAGTGGCCAATGACAAGAAGTGTGAAAAGATTTTTCGCAAATATTGTGAACCCATTTTACATTTGGCCGGCTATTCAGTGGAGGTTGTCAAGACTAAAGAAATTGGCTCCGCCAAGTCATTGATAGAATCACTGCCCACTTTGCCTGATGTTTTGGTTATAGCCGGAGGGGATGGCACTTCCTCTGAGGTGGTAACAGGTCTATTAAGGCGCAAAGATGAACCTTGTCCCATACTTCTGTTACCTTTGGGAGAACGTAATGAAACCGTTTCGGCTTTCCTTCCCGTCGATTCCAAAAAGAAGGTGGAATATGTGAAATGTTTATCCTCATGTGTGGTGTCTTTGGTGCAGGAACGTCTACGCTATCGCAATGTGCTGAAATATGAAGTTTTGCCCGATGAGAAtgatcctgaacctcatcgtcCCATATATGGCTTGCAAAGATTCTCCTGGGGCTTAGTGAGAGATATTGAGGCCAAAAAGgataaatattggtattttggtTTCCTAAGACATCAGGCATCGGCATTGGCCACATCATTTTCCAATGAGATGTCTCGCAATATAACTGCCATGCTAACATGTACCCCACCCTGCCCGGGATGTACCAAATGTGCAGAGACTAAGACACATACCCAAAGAGTTTTCAAAAAACTGTTCTCCCCCAAGACAGCAACACCTGTGGCTGCTTTAACAGTGGCCAATGATTCATGTGGCCTAAAGGAGCAACATCAAGTGCAGGCTAAACAAGTGGACATCGTCAATGTTCAGAATGAGAAAAACTTTTCGGAATTGCATACCCAAGTAATAGAGTCCATTGATTCTGGTTTGGATTTTATAATGCATATAAAAGAGAAGATGGAGCCATCTCTGTTGCTGAAAAGTCGAACTGTTGAAATTATACCCAAGGACATGGACATGCCAACGTATGCCATAGATGGTGAAGAGTATGATGCAAGAGCTGTTAAGATTTCATTGTTACCGAATGCTATTAAATGTTATTGTTAA